Proteins from one Gossypium raimondii isolate GPD5lz chromosome 8, ASM2569854v1, whole genome shotgun sequence genomic window:
- the LOC128042996 gene encoding uncharacterized protein LOC128042996, whose product MKDTAAQSEARASARNYAIRAREEATTPYVIAAEKKLPVESIDYDIQEFDVILGMDWLSLHEVVRLMRKGNKAFLAYIFDTRGSESKLDQLPVVGEFADVFSEELSSLPPDREVEFVIDVIPGTTLISVTPYHMTPVELKELKAQLQELLD is encoded by the exons ATGAAAGATACTGCTGCTCAGTCAGAGGCTAGAGCATCTGCACGTAACTATGCTATTCGAGCTAGAGAGGAAGCCACTACTCCATATGTAATTGCTG CGGAAAAGAAGTTACCTGTTGAATCTATTGATTATGATATTCAA gaatttgatgttattttgggaatggattggttatcTTTACATGAAGTTGtg AGATTGATGCGAAAAGGTAATAAGGCATTTTTAGCCTATATTTTTGATACTCGGGGTTCAGAATCAAAGCTAGATCAGTTACCGGTTGTTGGTGAGTTTGCTGATGTATTTTCTGAGGAATTGTCGAGTTTACCACCTGATcgtgaagttgagtttgtaattgatgTGATTCCTGGAACTACTCTGATATCAGTAACACCATACCATATGACACCagttgaattaaaagagttaaaggcacagttgcaagagttattAGACTGA
- the LOC105790842 gene encoding RING-H2 finger protein ATL5: protein MDRYMDLQGKHLDYALNGKVMLCTGVVLFILLLTVLCFHSYVRILFRDIRRRHMRRRAQRLLSISTAGTTSSTTGASKGLDSSVIRTIPTIVYTTKASYFPPLECAVCLSEFEDDEKARVLPTCNHTFHVDCIDMWFYSHSNCPMCRAPIQAVIPVNPPKTLEQTAATVSETALPLPPGDDIEANSFFPPSSSSSSSSSLEMESCPMKRLELVGLGTVVEVTIGTPCGIGFGLSDPGYKKDLECIV from the coding sequence ATGGATAGATACATGGATTTACAAGGGAAACACCTTGATTATGCTCTTAATGGCAAAGTAATGCTCTGCACTGGCGTCGTTCTCTTCATTCTATTACTTACCGTACTCTGCTTCCACAGCTACGTGCGTATCCTCTTCCGCGATATCCGTCGCCGTCACATGCGCCGTCGTGCTCAGCGATTGCTCTCTATTTCCACTGCCGGTACTACTTCTTCCACCACCGGTGCTTCCAAGGGTTTGGATTCTTCCGTCATTAGAACGATCCCTACTATTGTTTACACCACTAAAGCTAGTTATTTCCCTCCGCTGGAATGCGCCGTTTGCTTGTCTGAATTCGAGGATGACGAGAAAGCCCGCGTATTGCCTACGTGCAATCACACCTTCCACGTTGACTGTATCGACATGTGGTTTTATAGTCACTCTAACTGTCCAATGTGTAGAGCTCCGATCCAGGCTGTTATTCCGGTCAACCCACCGAAAACATTAGAGCAGACCGCCGCTACAGTATCTGAAACAGCCCTACCATTGCCTCCTGGAGACGATATTGAAGCGAACAGCTTTTTCCCTCCTTCTTCCTCGTCGTCTTCGTCGTCGTCATTGGAGATGGAAAGTTGCCCCATGAAACGACTAGAGCTAGTGGGACTGGGAACTGTTGTGGAGGTCACCATCGGAACTCCATGTGGAATCGGGTTCGGGTTATCGGATCCTGGGTATAAGAAGGATTTGGAGTGTATAGTATAA